From the Lathyrus oleraceus cultivar Zhongwan6 chromosome 4, CAAS_Psat_ZW6_1.0, whole genome shotgun sequence genome, one window contains:
- the LOC127135764 gene encoding uncharacterized protein LOC127135764, whose amino-acid sequence MDLIQEAGLMKTVTQFSKCYEMLVKEFIVNLSEEYADGKSKEFRKVYVRGKCVRKWPLKGKLVASKLSVKYAMLHKIGAANWVPTNHKSTVAVMLGKFIYAIGTKAKFDYGSYIFDQTLKHAGSFSVKGPIAFPSLICGIVLNQFPNILTENDSVKKRDSHMSFNHKPFLGTHVSDIVMTSGEISRVSNQPGKVVVIAMLKETCRELEARKLKLEKLISSLEMTEGDVLADGGEFGEVAAVAEEAERQGEEGEVDASPDDGTNDDADSESDD is encoded by the exons ATGGACCTTATTCAAGAGGCTGGTTTAATGAAGACTGTGACTCAGTTCTCAAAGTGCTATGAGATGTTGGTAAAGGAATTTATTGTTAATTTGTCTGAAGAATATGCTGATGGCAAGTCTAAGGAATTCAGGAAAGTGTATGTGAGAGGCAAGTGT GTAAGGAAGTGGCCTCTCAAAGGAAAATTGGTGGCAAGTAAACTGAGTGTCAAGTATGCAATGTTGCACAAGATTGGAGCTGCTAACTGGGTGCCCACCAATCATAAATCTACAGTTGCTGTAATGCTTGGAAAGTTTatatatgctattggaaccaaaGCCAAATTTGACTATGGCTCCTATATTTTTGATCAAACTTTGAAGCATGCAGgaagcttcagtgtgaagggtcctatagcctttccttctcTCATCTGTGGTATTGTTTTGAATCAGTTTCCAAACATCTTAACTGAGAATGATTCTGTGAAGAAAAGAGACAGCCATATGTCGTTCAATCATAAGCCGTTCCTAGGTACCCATGTCtctgacattgtcatgacatcaggtGAGATATCACGTGTAAGCAATCAACCAGGTAAAGTTGTTGTCATTGCAATGCTCAAAGAAACCTGCAGGGAATtagaggcaaggaagctgaaattggaaaaattgattaGCTCTTTGGAGATGACTGAAGGTGATGTGCTAGCTGATGGTGGAGAATTTGGTGAAGTTGCTGCTGTTGCAGAAGAAGCTGAAAGGCAAGGTGAAGAGGGAGAAGTAGATGCCAGTCCTGATGATGGCACAAATGATGATGCTGACTCTGAGTCAGATGACTAG
- the LOC127135765 gene encoding uncharacterized protein LOC127135765 has product MPCSPSAEPNNPNREDPVADSANTPHARRPKETVSGFSSAIALEERTKEGSRYVHNAIATMANGILSGNHKVLGVSIPLNTIEPDSVAYQENTESLGKNISDDVEQTDAYKESNVDKPLDNVAGEEVHVTHDVSDNPNCEDETVDVEEFSDNELLSSVLPSIAKRVRTRREKKTVAQRSPGKKIDVPTSSKTKVAVESSLKRKDVPCNVSDTLSKKKPTTSKLAASVPEVPNDNISFHFASSVNRWKYVYQKRLALERELA; this is encoded by the exons ATGCCTTGTTCTCCTAGCGCTGAACCAAACAACCCTAACAGAGAAGATCCTGTTGCTGACTCTGCGAATACCCcacatgcaagaagacctaaagaaactgTATCAGGCTTCTCCTCAGCCATCGCTCTTGAGGAACGAACCAAAGAAGGTTCCAGGTATGTTCACAATGCCATTGCCACTATGGCGAATGGAATACTGTCTGGAAATCATAAGGTCCTTGGGGTTTCCATTCCCTTAAACACTATTGAACCTGATAGTGTTGCTTATCAAGAAAATACTGAGTCTTTAGGAAAGAATATCTCTGATGATGTTGAGCAAACTGATGCTTATAAGGAGTCAAATGTTGACAAACCCTTAGATAATGTGGCTGGTGAGGAAGTTCATGTCACTcatgatgtcagtgacaaccctaactGTGAGGATGAAACAGTAGACGTGGAGGAATTTTCTGATAATGAGTTGTTGTCCTCAGTCctccctagcatagccaaaagggttaggactaggagagaaaagAAAACTGTGGCTCAAAGGTCCCCCGGAAAGAAGATTGATGTTCCAACCTCTTCCAAGACAAAGGTGGCAGTTGAGAGTTCCCTCAAGAGGAAAG ATGTTCCGTGTAATGTCTCTGACACtctgtcaaagaagaagccaaccactagcaagcttgCAGCTAGTGTCCCTGAAGTACCAAATGACAACATATCTTTTCATTTTGCTTCAAGTGTAAATAGGTGGAAATATGTTTATCAGAAGAGGCTGGCTTTGGAAAGGGAATTAGCTTAG